Proteins encoded by one window of Lathyrus oleraceus cultivar Zhongwan6 chromosome 1, CAAS_Psat_ZW6_1.0, whole genome shotgun sequence:
- the LOC127085458 gene encoding F-box protein At1g10780 produces the protein MSIESLPDVILQYILSHISNGRDVAYCNCVSKRWKNSLAYIRSLCFSRNAFDNPPHDEDSDIVVRRMVSAVERLEELIVFCPFSPSGLASWLALAGPSLSYLELRMDNLGDTAIVHESPSKLDCIGAAMNLEILKLWGVLIERIPKWDEFHNLKILEVVGARLEDAAVNAVIRSCPNLTKLLLLGCEGVQSISIDLPFLEDCRLDFYGLGNCSLSLTAPKIESLEVQGCSWIRVPETKHLKKLSISNSAGRVYMIDFGKLTALEALSMRGIQWCWEAICKMLRLASDVKHLFMKVEFTGDYDALQPFPEIDFVDFFNSHPKLLKFDIHGAMFAALCQKNSLKHVDSDFVIPCLEEVLITVRSPLNAEQKMSTLESLLRYGKNLRTMVIKILQMKGSHNSADDFFDEICRFRYMHREIIRIE, from the exons CAATTGAGTCTCTGCCTGATGTGATTCTTCAATACATATTGTCGCATATCAGTAATGGACGTGATGTGGCGTATTGCAATTGTGTTTCTAAGCGATGGAAGAACTCATTGGCTTATATCAGATCTCTCTGTTTTTCTCGCAACGCATTTGATAACCCTCCTCATGATGAAGATTCTGACATCGTTGTGAGAAGAATGGTATCAGCTGTTGAGCGATTGGAGGAGCTAATTGTTTTCTGCCCTTTCTCCCCTTCCGGCCTTGCTTCATGGCTAGCACTTGCAGGTCCTTCTCTTTCTTATCTCGAGCTTCGAATGGACAACCTTGGCGACACCGCGATTGTTCATGAGAGCCCGTCAAAATTGGATTGCATTGGTGCAGCAATGAATTTGGAAATTCTGAAACTGTGGGGTGTCTTGATTGAACGTATCCCTAAATGGGATGAGTTCCATAATCTTAAAATCCTTGAAGTTGTTGGGGCAAGATTGGAGGATGCTGCAGTGAATGCTGTGATTCGGTCTTGCCCAAATCTGACAAAGTTGTTACTGCTTGGGTGTGAAGGCGTCCAATCAATTTCAATTGACCTGCCATTTCTAGAGGACTGTAGGCTGGATTTTTATGGTCTTGGAAACTGTTCGCTTTCGCTCACTGCCCCTAAGATTGAATCTCTTGAGGTACAAGGCTGTAGCTGGATTAGGGTCCCTGAAACCAAGCATTTGAAAAAGCTTTCAATTTCCAATAGTGCAG GGAGAGTGTACATGATTGATTTTGGAAAGCTTACAGCCCTGGAGGCCCTGTCGATGCGGGGCATTCAGTGGTGCTGGGAGGCAATATGTAAGATGCTGAGATTGGCAAGTGATGTGAAACATCTTTTTATGAAGGTGGAATTCACTGGGGACTATGATGCTCTTCAACCCTTTCCAGAGATTGATTTTGTTGACTTTTTCAACAGCCATCCCAAGCTGCTCAAGTTTGATATCCATGGAGCCATGTTTGCAGCACTATGCCAGAAGAACAGTCTAAAACAT GTTGATTCTGACTTTGTGATTCCATGTTTGGAGGAGGTCTTAATCACTGTGAGATCACCATTAAATGCTGAGCAGAAAATGAGTACTCTCGAATCCTTGTTGAGGTACGGGAAGAATTTAAGGACCATGGTTATCAAGATTCTTCAGATGAAGGGTTCACATAACAGTGCTGATGATTTTTTTGACGAGATTTGCCGGTTTCGATACATGCACCGTGAGATAATTCGAATAGAATAA